In one window of Henckelia pumila isolate YLH828 chromosome 1, ASM3356847v2, whole genome shotgun sequence DNA:
- the LOC140872501 gene encoding uncharacterized protein → MKKIEATHEELVNILVNYEATIKKEKPVLLLGSSSGTKKGAQNKGKKRSGPTVKNKSNKKSYKKPAQGPKRPNKSEQVCFHCNKPGHWRRNCNEYLAQKRSGHDDDKKQET, encoded by the exons atgaagaagatagaggccacccatGAAGAGTTGGTCAATATTCTTGTTAATTATGaggccacaatcaagaaagaaaagCCTGTTCTGCTTTTGGGCTCGTCGTCTGGGACAAAAAAGGGAGCccaaaacaagggaaagaagcgttctggccctacagttaagaacaagtCTAATAAGAAGTCATACAAGAAACCTGCTCAAGGGCCTAAAAGgccaaataaatcagaacaagtcTGTTTCCACTGCAAcaaacctggacattggaggcGTAATTGCAATGAATATCTTGCCCAGAAGCGTTCTGGCcatg atgatgacaagaagcaaGAAACTTAG